From one Diorhabda carinulata isolate Delta chromosome 12, icDioCari1.1, whole genome shotgun sequence genomic stretch:
- the LOC130900062 gene encoding putative mediator of RNA polymerase II transcription subunit 26 → MDVTFTNVLEGARQYFQGLPTGSNSAVSPAYSSESHLRHEYERNIPTSSNAYWSSHASDAVQPARDHNALQREHAPVQREQSVLREHASVLKDHSVIHRPSSHGSDSSSHLSQYGQTVPVSHEQNRQYYAASYQEHYQQHIHQQQQQPIKQQSHQQHQSQLQQQSPVHYQQQRQPFEFSRPQNTNYTQYQSHLPNAGSPYQQSPSPYHQIPSPQQPRAPSREQMVPRVPSREQTIPRVPSHEQSAPRTSQYSQSSDTYNYTQSVSYYQQTKNETTNNVPYKHPVEHHYPSATSQQQQQQQQQKMYYKHVYGPQQTHQSVFAASRQEEQLRTIRTTHNLPPIAAISHYHSNRAREPVRPTPATANNKTRTYSSNSYQSNSHNIQQTSTPSNYQQYQPITTTTTTQSYNQVVMTTTCNYYANANQNQSSSNRQFTAIPSRNVTNEPPVPSNIIDNTNRVVVVKRESPLDLSVKTIRTPADSTLIDAENERTRYRPNQTLTAHNYPQLDVNSFQRNLTQRSTQLTAATAPKVEFRPNFNVPTLPKRSTDNKVSYKYSIPTSDNIKSKPRTVPPTPRFVSNEQMKKRSGEIALPPTVPNKLQKLTTDAWRQSIDLQIEERLSSYKQQQAKLSSPTKIPLVNGYDKPNYEHTAFHTQTYVPSAGTHQYPGYNPKTTNNNNNNSLTNSKNTVGVDKRVLSLLRNSLEVKGQKKLEQLKSNENFSIRSDIQHPSTDVTAPLQPKPVFVNRNNVSPFTPTSFPDNNNITASYKFHIPKAVDSINFDTNKTNRLSDKEDTVINNNVNTDCDGLAAFLAARIRTKGELKQGGNNNKSQLHDVIEKQLKSNIKQYDIPQLTDKTLKSNIKQYDIPQVTDKTLKSPVKHYDIPQVTDKPLKSPVKHYDIPQVTAFCGSGSTPPKSAQKDRPQICSIAPRKRLFSRNEDDSNIIPIREAGLRSSSETSVFDFPDSDSENDVNKESLEAMRKCRKSVKTVLPIVDLKQETTHRHPLLLLPPAPPTPSDDTFSQVCDNFLEQLKSGIGKKKCKKKKTIERLDDNAENGDEVIVKIEKIDDEIKVSTCEIDLNKVKEETDVKQEEDLFVIKRKNVRRRILSSSDSSDDENDKSEVKVVDDEVKTTEEEIKGCGEKISELTSAIRPSKKPSFGDGSAFYPGWEEGVYKYKKSLRMPPTLIQVTRPPVFHRLSTSLPDLDPCPQSPTASIPNDDKDAKIKEKRIKSEPDSDAESNYSDFNVFSKKINYDSEGSCSIKSLPNTPAGKETSILDRLLEKCGGRKRKKYKRKDDHSPKTVPKSENPVELLPTPSLEIKQEDDKKTKKLSNSPVIKAESPLLGFRKSTMSNFKDAFLKRSNNILNNQFTTVVLNSRTRRETRVQKQRATIKEVFGEDRPASAPPVTCLNDIQIKEENASCLGNLVVRLEKKDDLIREATDLKRDTKRETTESNKDGTGDPIEPKPSIKIETEDSMIDEDTRSLDDVTVKSETASVDGDDGSASGRKRGKFGKIRRKFSSGFDYIRKKKKVKKDAVENESAEKKKKKSAVSKTLESVDDIQREIKTWVLNKGIGETHLHRAARLGYTDVTAYCLEKTDCPPSPRDNAGYTPLHWACSKGHLQIAKLLLLYGANPSESAQGGIRPLHEAVENGFVEIARLLLSYGADPTLATYSGLTPLALTNDEVTKDFLMNHLNDIEGEVASQWYSTGPASIFDPVDQIGFNVLDNVPSPDPEEEEEDIDFEMSESLLPNLYTLCNEPPTDRWVLLQDLSTILKIKSRDALLKQICPPSTSGVAPNNKNIIRELRMPEFLDQARCCQFLNAGEKINTRANKIALVKYTDKVRELLNIESVVIKAR, encoded by the exons ATGGATGTTACGTTTACCAACGTATTGGAGGGGGCGCGACAGTACTTCCAGGGGCTGCCGACTGGCTCGAATTCGGCGGTAAGCCCCGCTTATTCATCGGAATCGCATCTAAGGCACGAATACGAACGAAATATTCCGACGTCTTCGAACGCTTATTGGTCGTCGCATGCCAGCGACGCCGTTCAACCTGCCAGAGATCATAATGCGTTACAACGAGAACACGCGCCCGTCCAAAGGGAACAATCGGTACTCAGAGAACACGCTTCGGTGCTTAAAGATCATTCGGTTATACACAGACCGTCGTCTCACGGTTCGGATTCCTCTTCGCATCTATCTCAGTACGGTCAAACCGTTCCCGTATCTCACGAACAGAACCGGCAGTATTATGCAG CTTCCTATCAAGAACACTACCAACAACACATACaccaacaacaacaacaacccATCAAACAACAATCGCACCAACAACACCAATCCCAACTGCAACAACAATCTCCCGTTCATTATCAACAACAAAGACAGCCCTTCGAATTTTCCAGACCTCAAAACACGAATTATACTCAATACCAATCTCACTTGCCCAACGCCGGCTCACCGTACCAACAATCGCCGTCGCCTTATCACCAAATACCGTCGCCGCAACAACCGAGAGCTCCGTCGCGGGAACAAATGGTACCCAGAGTACCTTCCAGAGAACAAACGATACCTCGAGTCCCTTCGCACGAACAATCGGCTCCCAGAACGTCTCAATACTCCCAATCATCCGATACGTACAATTACACTCAATCCGTGTCGTATTATCAACAAACGAAAAACGAAACCACCAATAACGTACCTTACAAACACCCCGTTGAGCATCATTACCCTTCCGCTACGTcccaacaacaacaacaacaacaacaacagaaAATGTACTACAAACACGTTTACGGACCCCAACAGACCCACCAATCCGTATTCGCGGCGTCAAGGCAAGAAGAACAGCTCAGAACAATCAGAACCACTCATAATTTACCTCCCATAGCCGCGATATCCCATTACCATTCCAATCGAGCCAGAGAACCGGTAAGACCGACTCCGGCCACCGCAAATAACAAAACCAGAACCTACAGCTCGAATTCCTATCAATCTAATAGCCACAATATACAACAGACTTCGACACCATCGAATTATCAACAGTACCAACCGATAACCACGACAACAACTACGCAATCTTATAACCAAGTTGTAATGACGACGACGTGCAACTATTACGCCAACGCCAATCAAAATCAGTCGTCTTCCAATCGACAATTTACCGCGATCCCATCGAGAAATGTAACAAACGAACCGCCGGTTCCCTCTAATATAATCGACAATACAAACCGAGTCGTCGTCGTCAAAAGGGAATCCCCGTTGGATTTGTCCGTCAAAACGATCCGAACGCCCGCCGATTCCACGTTAATCGACGCCGAAAACGAACGAACCAGATACAGACCTAACCAAACTTTAACGGCCCACAATTATCCGCAACTAGACGTAAATTCGTTTCAAAGGAACCTCACGCAAAGATCGACTCAATTAACGGCAGCTACCGCCCCCAAAGTCGAATTCAGACCGAACTTCAACGTACCGACTTTACCGAAACGATCTACCGACAATAAAGTTTCGTATAAATATTCGATTCCGACGTCCGATAATATAAAATCCAAACCGAGGACGGTTCCGCCTACGCCGCGATTCGTTTCCAACGAACAAATGAAAAAACGGAGCGGCGAAATCGCGCTACCGCCGACGGTACCtaacaaattacaaaaattaacgaCGGACGCTTGGAGGCAATCGATCGATTTGCAAATCGAAGAACGATTATCGTCCTATAAACAACAACAAGCGAAATTATCGTCGCCCACGAAGATACCGCTCGTTAACGGCTACGACAAACCGAATTACGAACATACCGCGTTTCATACGCAAACGTACGTACCGTCCGCCGGAACGCATCAATATCCCGGCTACAATCCGAAAACtactaataataacaataataattcgTTGACGAATTCGAAAAATACCGTCGGGGTGGATAAGAGAGTTTTGAGTTTGTTGAGAAACAGTTTGGAGGTTAAGGGACAGAAAAAATTGGAACAATTAAAATCgaacgaaaatttttcaattagatCCGATATACAACACCCTTCGACCGACGTTACCGCCCCTCTACAACCTAAACCGGTATTCGTTAATAGAAACAACGTATCGCCTTTCACCCCCACCAGTTTTCCCGATAATAACAACATAACCGCCTCCTACAAATTCCATATACCGAAAGCGGTGGATTCCATTAATTTCGATACGAACAAAACGAATCGATTATCCGATAAAGAAGATACTGTGATAAATAACAACGTAAATACCGATTGCGACGGTTTAGCGGCTTTCCTAGCGGCCAGAATACGTACTAAAGGCGAATTAAAACAAGGCGGTAACAACAACAAAAGTCAATTACACGACGTCATAGAAAAACAACTTAAATCGAATATAAAACAATACGATATACCGCAACTTACCGATAAAACACTTAAATCGAATATAAAACAATACGATATACCGCAAGTTACCGATAAAACACTTAAATCGCCCGTAAAACATTACGATATACCGCAAGTTACCGATAAACCGCTTAAATCGCCCGTAAAACATTACGATATACCGCAAGTTACCGCGTTTTGCGGTAGCGGTTCGACGCCGCCGAAATCGGCGCAAAAAGACCGTCCGCAAATATGTTCGATCGCTCCGAGAAAAAGATTGTTCAGTAGAAACGAAGATGATTCGAATATAATACCGATTAGGGAAGCGGGATTGCGTAGTTCATCGGAAACTTCGGTGTTCGATTTCCCGGATTCCGATTCGGAAAACGACGTTAACAAAGAAAGTTTGGAGGCGATGAGGAAATGTAGAAAATCCGTTAAGACCGTTTTACCTATCGTCGATTTAAAACAAGAAACTACTCATCGAcatcctcttcttcttcttccaccCGCTCCTCCGACGCCGAGCGACGATACGTTTTCGCAAGTTTGCGACAATTTTTTGGAACAATTGAAAAGCGGCATCggtaaaaaaaaatgcaaaaaaaagaaaacgatCGAACGGTTGGACGATAACGCGGAGAACGGAGACGAAGTTAtcgtgaaaatcgaaaaaatcgaCGACGAAATCAAAGTTTCGACGTGCGAAATCGATTTAAACAAAGTCAAAGAAGAAACCGACGTAAAACAAGAAGAAGATTTGTTTGTGATTAAAAGGAAAAACGTTAGACGCAGGATTTTATCGTCCAGCGATAGTAGCGACGACGAAAACGATAAAtcggaagttaaagttgtcgaCGACGAAGTCAAAACGACCGAGGAGGAAATTAAAGGTTGCGGCGAAAAAATTAGCGAATTAACATCGGCGATTCGTCCTTCTAAGAAACCTTCTTTCGGCGACGGATCGGCGTTTTATCCCGGATGGGAGGAGGGcgtttacaaatataaaaaatctctGCGCATGCCCCCGACTCTAATACAAGTCACCAGACCTCCGGTTTTCCACAGATTGTCCACTTCTCTGCCCGATTTGGACCCCTGTCCCCAATCGCCCACCGCGTCCATTCCCAACGACGACAAAGACGcgaaaatcaaagaaaaacgaatcAAATCCGAACCGGACAGCGACGCCGAATCGAATTATTCGGATTTTaacgttttttcgaaaaaaataaactacGATTCGGAGGGCAGTTGTTCGATCAAAAGTTTACCGAACACCCCCGCCGGCAAAGAAACCTCGATACTGGACAGATTATTGGAGAAATGCGGCGgcagaaaaaggaaaaaatacaaaaggaAAGACGATCACAGTCCGAAGACGGTGCCCAAATCCGAAAATCCCGTCGAATTACTCCCGACGCCCAGTTTGGAAATAAAACAGGAAGACGACAAAAAAACGAAGAAGTTATCGAATTCCCCCGTAATCAAAGCCGAATCTCCGCTACTAGGTTTCAGAAAATCGACGATGAGCAATTTCAAAGACGCTTTTCTAAAAAGATCCAACAACATTTTGAACAATCAATTCACCACCGTAGTTTTGAATTCGAGAACCCGAAGGGAGACTCGAGTCCAAAAACAAAGGGCGACGATCAAAGAAGTTTTCGGCGAAGACCGACCCGCCTCCGCGCCGCCGGTGACCTGTCTCAACGACATCCAAATAAAGGAAGAGAACGCCAGCTGTTTGGGCAACCTCGTGGTCAGATTGGAGAAGAAGGACGATCTGATCAGGGAAGCGACCGATTTGAAAAGAGACACAAAACGCGAAACGACCGAATCGAACAAAGACGGAACCGGCGATCCGATCGAACCGAAACCGTCGATCAAGATCGAAACGGAAGATTCGATGATCGACGAAGACACGAGAAGTTTGGACGACGTCACCGTTAAATCGGAAACCGCTTCGGTGGACGGCGACGACGGAAGCGCGTCGGGCCGGAAACGCGGCAAATTCGGTAAAATACGTCGGAAATTCAGTTCCGGTTTCGATTATAttaggaaaaagaagaaagttaAGAAAGACGCGGTGGAAAACGAATCGGccgaaaagaaaaagaagaaatcggCGGTGTCGAAAACTTTGGAATCGGTCGATGATATACAGAGGGAAATCAAAACTTGGGTGCTGAATAAGGGGATAGGGGAGACGCATTTGCATAGGGCCGCTAGGTTAGGATATACG GACGTCACAGCATACTGTTTAGAAAAAACGGATTGTCCTCCTTCGCCTAGAGACAACGCCGGATACACTCCATTACATTGGGCCTGTTCGAAAGGGCATCTCCAGATAGCGAAACTTCTCTTACTCTATGGCGCCAATCCAAGTGAGAGTGCGCAGGGAGGCATAAG GCCTCTACACGAAGCTGTCGAAAACGGTTTCGTAGAAATTGCGAGGTTGCTATTATCTTACGGCGCCGATCCCACTTTAGCAACCTATTCGGGTTTGACGCCCTTGGCGTTGACCAACGATGAAGTGACTAAAGACTTTTTGATGAATCATTTGAACGATATCGAAGGCGAAGTTGCATCGCAGTGGTATTCGACAGGACCGGCATCAATTTTTG aTCCCGTGGATCAGATCGGTTTCAACGTACTAGACAACGTCCCCAGTCCGGATcccgaagaagaagaagaagacatcGACTTCGAAATGTCCGAAAGTCTTCTACCAAATCTGTATACGTTGTGCAACGAACCCCCCACCGACCGATGGGTGTTACTCCAGGATCTCTCGaccattctcaaaataaaatccAGAGACGCTTTACTCAAACAGATTTGCCCCCCTTCGACGTCCGGCGTCGCTCCcaataacaaaaacattataAGGGAACTCAGAATGCCGGAGTTTTTAGATCAGGCGCGGTGTTGCCAGTTCTTGAACGCCGGCGAGAAAATCAACACGCGCGCCAACAAAATCGCCCTCGTCAAATATACGGATAAAGTTCGGGAACTTTTGAACATCGAAAGTGTCGTGATAAAGGCCAGGTGA